The following coding sequences lie in one Sorghum bicolor cultivar BTx623 chromosome 6, Sorghum_bicolor_NCBIv3, whole genome shotgun sequence genomic window:
- the LOC8066016 gene encoding uncharacterized protein LOC8066016, which yields MVMNYQRQSQCTQEQIMAHRASSMKSHANMTHAQWEQRKKRQKLYNQAPSRKEAMKVTTNRFREIRRHTLNSESIAMENPHFNPTMEWPIANSSGPQGPTISPSDWTIPESSATPICFPPQAKEETYDDEDECGDIPSGHTTHRQNVPSGQRHVLLAHRNTMFERRIGQSTGVSNNDGEDHKDENTPLPQSTMTNNESARPSNQLASATPEQPLFDDTDDDEGDIFEDDEEEDEGYLFAGQEESDDDVQSDTTEEDTTSNLEGPDPYEVVYSNMPRETHMLKPVPDCKHCGAKRFPKEPPGFCCRSGKVELNAPVIPNQLMRLWTSSDADARHFRNNIRFFNGHFSFTSLYCRLDSATANIRNSGIYTFRAHGMIYHNIRSFGREDGKEPRHLELYFYDDDLSLEYRYRRCREEQYQKDKEVINRLVAILRENPYSQHLRSLGNTEHLEDYRVTLNLDQRLDQRTYNVPMASEVAAIWIEGSELLGQFQNSVVLHGKDRSRHGIRSYHGCYDALSYPLFFPRGELGWHMDIPKKGVTMEDVNTARALRKARSGIEEEEIGLYIFLYFSCISNHYHMNTSNSIVFSDSPGNLCVSVRDYYCYKFQIRPAIFNPILYGKRLFQQFAVDTYIKIESSRLDYIRNHQTEIRADLYQGLVDSLHAGEGRSEAVGKRTVMPSSFIGGPRDMRRRYMDAMALVRRFGKPDIFLTMTCNPKWDEITRELYPGQTPQDRPDLIDRVFRAKLEELKHMLLKKDILGKVRAHVYVVEFQKRGLPHAHFLLIMDRRYKITCPEQYDLLISAELPNKKKYPDLYKMVTKHMMHGPCGVLNRNCPCTKGRESCKNRYPRPFCDATLQGKDSYPVYRRRDNGRKEKVRGHELDNRWVVPYNPYLLRLFNCHINVEACGSIKAVKYLFKYIYKGHDRTSVAMREADKEDNEGNIDEIKQYMDARWVTPSEALWRIYGFDISDRSPSVLSLQLHLPNMHMVSFYQREGVRRVLNRPGVERSMLTAYFEKNNTSEHALGILYRDFPEYYKWDSQGKQWIRRAQKNHLRQIGRVVCANPAEGERYYLRVLLNHVAGATSFTDLRTVSGELLPTYREAAERRGLIEADNTLHEGLVEATLWMMPYALRRLFATILVFCEPSDVIELWEKHKEAMSEDYRRNNQSSFTVEQMVLIDIRKLLESMQKDIKMYPLPDIDDTYDPSGDIPREIFEEASVEASIDDMALSKTLNEEQQAAYNEIMSSVDSDNGGLFFVDGPGGTGKTYLYRALLATIRSQNKIVVATATSGVAASIMPGGRTAHSRFKIPLTLDDGAFCTFTKQSGTAKLLRTASLIIWDEVTMMKRQGVEALDNSLRDIMDRPNLPFGGKTVVFGGDFRQVLPVVRRGSRAQIVGASLRMSYLWNSMRHLKLVQNMRAKSDPWFAEYLLRIGGGSEEANCDDEIHLPDDICIPQTGKDNDLDTLIDYIFPALNATMSNKSYITSRAILSARNDWVDMINMKMISRFQGDEMVYHSFDSAVDDPHNYYPSEFLNTLTPNGLPPHVLKLKIGCPVILLRNIDPAGGLCNGTRLVVRGFQRNIIDAEIMVGDHAGKRIFLPRIPLCPSDDEMFPFQFKRKQFPIRLSFAMTINKAQGQTLPNVGVYLPEPVFSHGQLYVALSRATARSNIRILVVPPSDRNDKKNKTKINGIYTKNIVYKEVLTL from the exons ATGGTTATGAATTATCAAAGGCAATCACAATGCACCCAGGAGCAAATCATGGCTCATCGTGCGTCGTCTATGAAGAGCCATGCAAACATGACACATGCACAATGGGAACAAAGGAAAAAGCGACAAAAGCTTTACAATCAAGCTCCATCTCGTAAAGAGGCAATGAAAGTTACTACAAACCGCTTTAGGGAGATACGGAGACACACCTTAAATAGTGAGTCCATCGCAATGGAGAACCCACACTTTAATCCAACGATGGAGTGGCCCATTGCAAACTCATCCGGGCCTCAGGGTCCCACAATAAGCCCCAGTGATTGGACTATCCCAGAATCTAGTGCAACACCTATTTGCTTCCCCCCACAAGCGAAAGAGGAGACatatgatgatgaagatgaatgCGGTGATATACCATCTGGTCACACGACACATAGACAAAATGTACCATCTGGGCAAAGACATGTATTGTTAGCGCATCGTAACACTATGTTCGAGCGCCGCATCGGTCAAAGCACAGGAGTATCTAATAATGATGGTGAAGACCACAAGGATGAAAATACGCCCTTACCTCAGTCAACTATGACGAACAACG AAAGCGCTAGACCAAGCAATCAACTTGCTTCAGCTACACCTGAACAACCATTATTTGATGATACAG ATGATGATGAGGGCGATATATTTGAAGATGATGAGGAAGAGGATGAGGGATACTTGTTTGCTGGTCAAG AGGAATCAGATGACGATGTCCAAAGTGATACTACCGAGGAAGACACGACTTCTAACCTTGAAGGACCTGACCCGTATGAAGTGGTGTATAGTAACATGCCTAGGGAGACACACATGCTAAAACCTGTCCCAGATTGCAAACATTGTGGAGCAAAGAGGTTTCCAAAAGAACCTCCTGGGTTTTGTTGTCGCagcgggaaggttgagctgaatGCGCCCGTCATACCAAACCAGCTTATGAGGCTTTGGACAAGCTCTGACGCGGATGCTAGGCACTTTCGTAACAATATCAGATTTTTCAATGGCCACTTCTCTTTCACTTCCCTGTATTGTCGCCTCGACAGTGCTACTGCTAACATTAGAAACAGCGGCATATATACTTTTCGTGCACATGGCATGATCTATCACAACATAAGGTCATTTGGGAGAGAAGATGGTAAGGAGCCCAGGCATCTTGAGCTTTACTTCTATGATGACGATCTGAGCCTTGAGTACCGGTACCGAAGGTGTCGTGAAGAGCAGTATCAAAAAGATAAAGAAGTTATAAATAGACTGGTGGCCATCCTTCGTGAAAACCCGTACTCACAACATTTGAGGAGTCTGGGGAACACTGAACACCTCGAGGACTATCGTGTGACACTTAACCTCGATCAGCGATTGGACCAAAGGACATACAACGTGCCGATGGCTTCAGAGGTGGCTGCTATTTGGATCGAGGGTAGTGAACTCCTTGGTCAATTTCAGAATAGTGTTGTCCTACATGGGAAAGATAGGAGTAGGCATGGCATCCGATCATACCATGGATGCTATGATGCTCTTTCATACCCACTCTTTTTCCCTAGAGGTGAGCTTGGATGGCATATGGATATCCCAAAGAAAGGTGTTACTATGGAGGATGTCAACACGGCTCGTGCCCTGCGTAAGGCTCGTAGTGgtattgaagaagaagaaataGGTTTGTATATCTTCTTGTACTTTTCATGCATATCAAACCATTATCACATGAACACCTCTAATAGCATAGTTTTTTCAGACTCTCCGGGAAATTTATGTGTTTCTGTGCGTGACTACTACTGCTACAAGTTCCAGATACGACCAGCAATATTTAATCCCATACTTTATGGCAAGCGTCTTTTTCAACAATTTGCAGTGGACACATACATCAAAATCGAGAGTTCTCGATTGGATTACATACGCAATCATCAAACTGAGATTAGGGCTGATCTCTACCAAGGATTGGTTGATAGCCTACATGCTGGTGAGGGTAGATCAGAAGCTGTTGGAAAGCGGACAGTGATGCCTTCATCGTTTATCGGAGGCCCGAGGGACATGAGACGTAGATACATGGATGCCATGGCACTGGTGCGAAGGTTTGGAAAACCAGATATATTCCTGACTATGACATGTAATCCAAAGTGGGATGAGATCACACGTGAGTTGTACCCTGGACAAACACCACAGGATCGTCCAGACCTTATTGATCGGGTCTTTAGGGCAAAACTAGAAGAGCTTAAGCACATGTTGTTAAAAAAGGATATCCTTGGAAAGGTTCGTGCACACGTGTATGTTGTGGAGTTCCAGAAGAGGGGTCTACCGCATGCACATTTTTTGCTAATCATGGACAGACGCTACAAGATCACGTGCCCAGAGCAGTACGACCTTCTCATCTCTGCCGAACTCCCAAACAAGAAGAAGTATCCAGACTTGTATAAAATGGTTACAAAGCATATGATGCATGGACCTTGTGGAGTACTTAATCGCAATTGTCCGTGCACAAAGGGCCGTGAATCATGCAAGAACCGTTACCCACGACCTTTCTGTGATGCCACATTACAGGGCAAGGATTCATACCCAGTTTATAGACGACGAGACAAtggtagaaaagaaaaagttcgCGGACACGAGCTTGACAATAGATGGGTCGTGCCTTATAACCCATACCTCCTACGTTTGTTCAACTGCCACATCAATGTTGAGGCATGTGGGAGCATCAAGGCCGTGAAGTATTTGTTTAAGTACATTTACAAGGGTCATGACCGCACATCTGTGGCTATGAGAGAGGCTGACAAGGAGGACAATGAAGGAAACATCGATGAGATCAAACAGTACATGGATGCTAGATGGGTAACTCCATCAGAAGCCTTATGGAGGATATATGGTTTTGATATAAGTGATAGGTCCCCTTCGGTGTTGTCCTTGCAGCTCCATCTTCCTAATATGCACATGGTGTCATTTTACCAGCGCGAGGGTGTTCGACGTGTGCTTAATCGTCCAGGTGTTGAAAGGTCGATGCTCACAGCCTACTTTGAGAAGAACAACACATCTGAACATGCTCTTGGTATATTGTATCGAGACTTTCCTGAGTACTATAAGTGGGACTCACAAGGAAAACAATGGATTAGGAGGGCACAAAAGAATCATTTAAGACAGATTGGAAGAGTTGTATGTGCCAATCCGGCTGAAGGGGAGCGTTACTATCTTAGGGTGCTTCTAAACCACGTGGCTGGTGCTACCTCGTTCACTGATCTAAGGACAGTGTCTGGCGAACTACTACCAACTTACCGTGAAGCTGCAGAAAGAAGGGGCCTCATTGAAGCGGACAACACGCTGCACGAGGGCCTTGTTGAAGCTACTCTGTGGATGATGCCATATGCACTACGAAGGCTCTTTGCAACAATTTTGGTTTTCTGTGAGCCGAGTGATGTAATAGAACTCTGGGAAAAGCATAAGGAGGCAATGTCAGAGGACTACAGGCGCAATAACCAATCCAGCTTTACAGTGGAGCAGATGGTCCTCATAGATATTCGAAAGTTGTTAGAATCAATGCAGAAGGACATAAAGATGTACCCACTTCCTGATATCGATGACACATATGATCCATCCGGTGATATTCCTAGGGAGATTTTTGAGGAGGCTAGCGTTGAGGCAAGCATTGATGACATGGCACTATCAAAGACTCTTAACGAGGAGCAGCAGGCAGCCTATAACGAGATTATGTCTTCTGTTGATAGCGATAATGGGGGTTTGTTCTTTGTGGATGGACCTGGTGGCACAGGAAAGACTTATCTATATAGGGCCCTACTTGCTACTATACGTAGTCAGAACAAGATTGTCGTGGCAACAGCAACATCTGGTGTTGCTGCGTCAATAATGCCGGGTGGTAGAACCGCCCACTCGCGCTTCAAGATTCCCCTCACCCTCGATGATGGGGCCTTTTGCACCTTCACAAAACAGAGCGGTACTGCTAAGCTGCTTCGGACCGCATCCCTTATTATTTGGGATGAGGTGACGATGATGAAGAGGCAAGGTGTCGAGGCGCTAGACAACAGCCTCCGTGATATCATGGATCGTCCTAACCTGCCATTTGGGGGCAAGACTGTGGTGTTTGGTGGAGATTTTAGGCAAGTTCTCCCAGTTGTTCGAAGAGGGTCTAGGGCTCAAATAGTTGGTGCCTCACTACGGATGTCGTACCTTTGGAATTCCATGCGACATCTCAAATTGGTGCAAAACATGAGGGCAAAGAGCGATCCATGGTTTGCAGAATACTTGCTACGCATCGGGGGAGGCTCAGAGGAGGCTAATTGTGATGATGAAATCCACCTTCCTGATGATATATGCATTCCACAGACTGGGAAAGACAATGATCTTGATACATTAATTGACTACATATTCCCTGCCCTCAATGCTACTATGTCAAACAAGAGCTACATCACCTCACGAGCAATATTATCTGCACGGAATGACTGGGTTGATATGATTAACATGAAGATGATAAGTCGTTTCCAAGGAGATGAGATGGTGTACCATAGCTTTGATAGTGCAGTGGATGATCCTCATAACTATTACCCATCTGAGTTCCTCAACACTTTGACCCCCAACGGTCTCCCTCCACATGTGTTAAAGCTCAAGATTGGGTGTCCGGTCATATTGCTAAGGAACATCGATCCTGCGGGTGGACTTTGCAATGGAACCCGGTTGGTGGTTCGAGGGTTCCAAAGAAATATTATCGATGCAGAAATTATGGTTGGAGACCATGCCGGAAAGCGAATCTTCCTACCACGGATTCCATTATGTCCCTCAGATGATGAGATGTTCCCGTTCCAGTTTAAGAGGAAGCAGTTTCCTATTAGACTCAGTTTTGCCATGACGATTAACAAAGCACAGGGGCAGACTCTCCCCAATGTTGGTGTGTATTTGCCTGAACCAGTGTTCTCTCATGGTCAGCTGTATGTTGCACTATCTAGAGCCACTGCCAGATCGAATATTAGGATCCTTGTTGTCCCGCCCAGTGATAGGAATGATAAGAAAAACAAGACAAAAATAAATGGTATATACACGAAAAATATTGTCTACAAGGAGGTCCTCACTCTATAA
- the LOC8066017 gene encoding DNA-directed RNA polymerases II, IV and V subunit 9A — protein MSTMKFCRECNNILYPKEDRDRRTLYFACRNCEHQEVSDNNCVYRNEVHHTAGERTQVLQDVASDPTLPRTKTVRCNACGHGEAVFFQATARGEEGMTLFFVCCSPDCGNRWRE, from the exons ATGAGCACCATGAAGTTTTGCCGTGAGTG CAACAACATCCTGTACCCCAAGGAGGACAGGGACAGGCGCACCCTATACTTCGCATGTCGCAACTGCGAGCACCAG GAGGTCTCTGACAATAACTGTGTCTATCGGAACGAAGTGCACCACACGGCCGGCGAGCGTACACAGGTCTTGCAGGATGTAGCTTCTGACCCAACTCTTCCCAGAACCAAGACTGTCCGCTGCAATGCCTGTGGGCATGGAGAGGCTGTTTTCTTCCAG GCCACGGCAAGAGGGGAGGAGGGGATGACCCTGTTCTTTGTGTGCTGCAGCCCTGATTGTGGTAATCGGTGGagggaatga
- the LOC110436303 gene encoding uncharacterized protein LOC110436303: protein MRATFQMSDLGPLSFYLGIEVHQDSSGTSLRQTAYTKCIVEVGGLTGCNPAHTTMEERLSRESTEEEVDVTQYQRIVGSLRYLVHTRPYLAFAVGYVSRFMQRPTMEHQQAVKRIFRYVVGTVRLWFALSEVSWCGTFHQALWLARLLGDLLGRDAEAVELRVDSKSALALAKNPVFHERSKHIRMRHHFIMSCLEEGSVRANYINTQDQLADFLTKSLGRIKFQELRARIGMAHIPHKEPHKT, encoded by the exons ATGAGGGCGACCTTCCAGATGAGCGACTTGGGCCCTCTATCCTTCTACCTGGGGATCGAGGTCCACCAGGACAGCTCCGGCACCTCTCTCCGTCAGACAGCCTACACCAAGTGCATTGTGGAGGTGGGCGGTCTCACTGGCTGCAACCCAGCCCACACTACTATGGAGGAGAGGCTAAGTCGGGAGAGTACAGAGGAAGAGGTGGATGTGACGCAGTACCAGCGCATTGTGGGCAGCCTTCGCTACCTTGTCCACACGCGACCTTACTTGGCGTTCGCCGTCGGCTACGTCAGCCGGTTCATGCAGCGACCAACGATGGAGCACCAGCAGGCCGTGAAGAGGATCTTCCGCTACGTCGTAGGCACCGTTCGACTATGGTTTGCACTATCTGAGGTGTCCTGGTGTGGCACATTTCATCAG GCTCTATGGCTGGCTCGACTGCTCGGCGATCTCCTTGGCAGAGACGCAGAGGCAGTGGAGCTCAGGGTGGACAGCAAGTCTGCCTTGGCCTTGGCAAAGAATCCAGTCTTCCATGAGCGCAGCAAGCACATCCGGATGAGGCACCACTTCATCATGAGCTGCTTGGAGGAAGGGAGCGTTCGGGCCAACTACATTAACACCCAAGACCAGCTCGCCGACTTCCTGACCAAGTCCCTTGGGCGAATCAAGTTCCAGGAACTTCGCGCCAGGATCGGGATGGCTCATATACCTCACAAGGAGCCACACAAGACTTAG
- the LOC8083400 gene encoding AT-rich interactive domain-containing protein 2 yields the protein MDSAAAVLAILSKLQSLGFCADLRIPDAAAASDPSEAFDAVLATFLREAYTGGREARPIPVALGDGRCVDLLRLFLAVRAAGGYAGVPNSPGGWAAAAESAGVDSALAAPVKLVYAKYLGVLDRWIQRLVEAHGPFLDVDMRKRQELFFGANGVEEEEEEGLLNCNGREQRHVMLKRKRGDVVGMLGWVREIAEKAGNGVAVAAGTSDLYFSMALAVREMVTGKRARRASMLNGSLFQEIFPMACNCCTSPTSVGICSKAKLLNGSLVFTEQENNLAGEGKHGTRTHNSSNGWLFTSHQKNEIPVGPDYQVHVPQWTGEVPVNYDDPETLKWLGTKVWPPENESCKTLFCGDPIGKGREVVCGCHYPGSVECVRFHVAERRLKLKRELGVAFYAWGFNRMGEEIALSWTDEEEASFKAAAQHSAASSGRNFWNRLHLFFQFKGRKELVSYYFNCFLLRRRCYQNRITPKNIDSDDDEETEFRFLGNRLGHFAAKYHSTKHTICIENTHTMDLDE from the exons ATggactccgccgccgccgtcctcgcCATACTTAGCAAGCTGCAGTCCCTGGGCTTCTGTGCTGATCTCCGGATCCCCGacgccgccgcggcctccgacccCTCGGAGGCGTTCGACGCCGTCCTCGCCACATTCCTCCGCGAGGCCTACACCGGCGGCCGCGAGGCGCGGCCTATCCCGGTGGCGCTTGGAGATGGCCGGTGCGTCGACCTCCTCCGCCTCTTCCTCGCCGTCCGCGCCGCGGGGGGCTACGCCGGCGTGCCCAACTCACCAGGCGgctgggccgccgccgccgagtctGCCGGCGTTGACTCCGCCCTCGCGGCGCCTGTCAAGCTGGTCTACGCCAAGTACCTTGGCGTCCTAGACCGCTGGATCCAGAGGCTTGTGGAAGCGCACGGGCCCTTCTTGGATGTCGACATGAGGAAGAGGCAAGAGCTGTTCTTTGGTGCCAATGGtgtggaggaagaagaagaagaagggctctTGAACTGCAACGGGAGGGAGCAGCGGCATGTGATGTTGAAGCGGAAGAGGGGGGACGTGGTTGGGATGCTGGGTTGGGTGAGGGAGATAGCTGAGAAGGCTGGCAATGGTGTTGCTGTGGCTGCTGGGACCTCGGATCTGTACTTCTCAATGGCATTGGCGGTCAGGGAGATGGTTACCGGGAAGAGGGCTCgccgagcaagcatgttgaatGGCTCACTTTTTCAG GAAATATTCCCAATGGCTTGCAATTGCTGTACAAGTCCTACCAGTGTTGGAAtttgttcaaaagcaaagttactGAATGGTTCTTTAGTGTTCACAGAACAGGAGAACAACTTGGCTGGAGAAGGGAAACATGGGACTAGGACTCATAATTCTTCTAATGGTTGGCTTTTTACAAGCCACCAGAAGAATGAAATACCAGTTGGTCCAGACTATCAAGTACACGTGCCACAATGGACTGGAGAGGTGCCTGTAAATTATGATGATCCAGAAACACTGAAATGGTTGGGAACAAAGGTCTGGCCTCCAGAAAATGAAAGCTGTAAAACATTGTTTTGTGGTGATCCTATTGGCAAAGGTAGAGAAGTTGTTTGTGGTTGCCACTATCCTGGATCAGTGGAATGTGTTCGGTTTCATGTAGCAGAACGGAGACTTAAGTTAAAACGTGAACTTGGTGTGGCTTTCTATGCATGGGGATTCAATCGCATGGGTGAGGAGATTGCACTTTCTTGGACAGATGAAGAGGAGGCAAGTTTCAAGGCTGCAGCACAACATAGTGCTGCATCTTCTGGCAGGAATTTCTGGAACCGCCTCCACTTATTTTTTCAATTCAAGGGGAGGAAAGAACTGGTGAGCTATTATTTTAATTGTTTTCTGCTTAGGAGGAGGTGCTACCAAAACAGGATCACTCCAAAGAACATagacagtgatgatgatgaagaaaCAGAATTTAGATTCCTAGGGAATCGACTTGGTCACTTTGCAGCTAAGTATCACAGTACCAAGCACACCATCTGCATTGAAAATACACACACTATGGATCTAGACGAGTAG